The Salvelinus namaycush isolate Seneca chromosome 28, SaNama_1.0, whole genome shotgun sequence genome contains a region encoding:
- the LOC120023142 gene encoding beclin 1-associated autophagy-related key regulator-like isoform X2 has product MASSAGSEVRALGPSEGTLGALPSARPPLRSHHLHTTTTAGSPGSLMVESVDDAEGLYVAVERCPLCNTARRRLTCARCIQAGDFVYFDGRNPELVITAMDKKVQADQLKWKMMSCKMKIEQLKEAIGCGNEEVKSGKDLLLRSQEESQRLQRRASRHQEKRDKIERHNQRLGELLEKKGKELQGRLDHLAEVRKGHILELTAHIFPTQEEKQGSRDPADILSECDLALTSSTVSELAEARRTTYLSGRWIWDDQNGETSISITGPRVTLPSNGDCSPYYSWVEDKSTNEGPELDHINPAHTISAALCYATQLINILSHILDVNLPKKLCNSEFCGDSLSRYRFTRAVTKLNTNILHLCFSQHVESELLHPHHTLRNIMFLVSPDNKNLGRTGPYEVTADLEDSMEFVEPEAAGPAEESGDEMVTDEETDLGTDWETVPSPRFCDIPSQPMDLSQSMAMQVSQPVGQAGGMISSAAASVTSWFRAYTGQR; this is encoded by the exons ATGGCATCCTCAGCGGGAAGCGAAGTCCGAGCCCTCGGCCCTAGCGAAGGGACTTTGGGAGCACTGCCCAGTGCTCGGCCACCACTTCGCTCGCACCACCTACACACCACAACCACCGCAGGTTCCCCTGGATCTCTGATGGTGGAGTCGGTGGACGACGCGGAGGGTCTGTATGTCGCGGTGGAGAGATGTCCTCTCTGCAACACCGCCAGGCGCAGGCTGACTTGTGCCCGATGCATCCAGGCAGGGGATTTCGTGTACTTCGACGGTAGAAACCCCGAACT GGTCATTACTGCCATGGATAAGAAGGTCCAGGCAGATCAGCTG AAATGGAAGATGATGTCATGCAAGATGAAGATTGAGCAGCTGAAGGAGGCCATTGGCTGTGGGAACGAAGAGGTGAAGAGTG GTAAGGACCTGCTGCTTCGCTCCCAGGAGGAGAGCCAGAGGCTGCAGCGGCGGGCCAGCCGCCACCAGGAGAAGAGGGACaagatagagagacacaaccaGCGGCTGGGAGAACTGCTGGAGAAGAAGGGCAAGGAGCTGCAGGGTCGTCTGGATCACCTGGCTGAGGTCCGCAAGGGACACATCCTGGAGCTCACTGCTCACATCTTCCCCACACAGGAGGAGAAACAGGGCAGCAG GGACCCAGCGGACATATTGTCAGAGTGTGACCTGGCTCTGACCTCCAGCACGGTGAGTGAGCTGGCTGAGGCCCGTCGCACCACCTACCTGTCAGGGCGCTGGATCTGGGATGACCAGAATGGAGAAACCAGCATTAGCATCACCGGTCCCAGGGTCACGCTGCCTAGCAACGGGGACTGCTCCCCCTATTACAGCTgggtggaagacaagagcaccaATGAGGGGCCAG AGCTGGACCACATCAACCCAGCCCACACCATCAGTGCAGCTCTCTGCTATGCTACCCAGCTCATCAACATCCTCTCTCATATCCTGGATGTCAATCTGCCCAAGAAGTTGTGCAACAGTGAGTTCTGTGGTGACAGCCTGAGCAGGTACAGGTTCACCCGTGCTGTCACCAAGCTCAACACCAACATCCTCCACCTCTGCTTTTCACAG CATGTTGAGAGTGAGCTGCTGCACCCTCACCACACCCTGAGGAACATCATGTTCCTGGTCTCTCCCGACAACAAGAACCTGGGCAG gacTGGTCCATACGAGGTGACTGCAGATCTGGAGGACTCCATGGAGTTTGTGGAGCCGGAGGCGGCTGGCCCGGCGGAGGAGAGCGGGGACGAGATGGTGACGGACGAGGAGACAGACCTGGGGACAGACTGGGAGACGGTCCCCAGCCCACGCTTCTGTGACATCCCCTCCCAGCCCATGGACCTGTCCCAGAGCATGGCCATGCAGGTGTCTCAGCCTGTGGGCCAGGCCGGGGGCATGATCTCCTCAGCAGCTGCCTCTGTCACCTCCTGGTTCCGGGCCTACACCGGCCAGCGCTGA
- the LOC120023142 gene encoding beclin 1-associated autophagy-related key regulator-like isoform X1, translating to MASSAGSEVRALGPSEGTLGALPSARPPLRSHHLHTTTTAGSPGSLMVESVDDAEGLYVAVERCPLCNTARRRLTCARCIQAGDFVYFDGRNPELYTEKLTRLKMLKEKKELLEQRVITAMDKKVQADQLKWKMMSCKMKIEQLKEAIGCGNEEVKSGKDLLLRSQEESQRLQRRASRHQEKRDKIERHNQRLGELLEKKGKELQGRLDHLAEVRKGHILELTAHIFPTQEEKQGSRDPADILSECDLALTSSTVSELAEARRTTYLSGRWIWDDQNGETSISITGPRVTLPSNGDCSPYYSWVEDKSTNEGPELDHINPAHTISAALCYATQLINILSHILDVNLPKKLCNSEFCGDSLSRYRFTRAVTKLNTNILHLCFSQHVESELLHPHHTLRNIMFLVSPDNKNLGRTGPYEVTADLEDSMEFVEPEAAGPAEESGDEMVTDEETDLGTDWETVPSPRFCDIPSQPMDLSQSMAMQVSQPVGQAGGMISSAAASVTSWFRAYTGQR from the exons ATGGCATCCTCAGCGGGAAGCGAAGTCCGAGCCCTCGGCCCTAGCGAAGGGACTTTGGGAGCACTGCCCAGTGCTCGGCCACCACTTCGCTCGCACCACCTACACACCACAACCACCGCAGGTTCCCCTGGATCTCTGATGGTGGAGTCGGTGGACGACGCGGAGGGTCTGTATGTCGCGGTGGAGAGATGTCCTCTCTGCAACACCGCCAGGCGCAGGCTGACTTGTGCCCGATGCATCCAGGCAGGGGATTTCGTGTACTTCGACGGTAGAAACCCCGAACT atACACTGAAAAATTGACAAGACTTAAAATGCTGAAGGAGAAGAAAGAACTTCTTGAACAGAG GGTCATTACTGCCATGGATAAGAAGGTCCAGGCAGATCAGCTG AAATGGAAGATGATGTCATGCAAGATGAAGATTGAGCAGCTGAAGGAGGCCATTGGCTGTGGGAACGAAGAGGTGAAGAGTG GTAAGGACCTGCTGCTTCGCTCCCAGGAGGAGAGCCAGAGGCTGCAGCGGCGGGCCAGCCGCCACCAGGAGAAGAGGGACaagatagagagacacaaccaGCGGCTGGGAGAACTGCTGGAGAAGAAGGGCAAGGAGCTGCAGGGTCGTCTGGATCACCTGGCTGAGGTCCGCAAGGGACACATCCTGGAGCTCACTGCTCACATCTTCCCCACACAGGAGGAGAAACAGGGCAGCAG GGACCCAGCGGACATATTGTCAGAGTGTGACCTGGCTCTGACCTCCAGCACGGTGAGTGAGCTGGCTGAGGCCCGTCGCACCACCTACCTGTCAGGGCGCTGGATCTGGGATGACCAGAATGGAGAAACCAGCATTAGCATCACCGGTCCCAGGGTCACGCTGCCTAGCAACGGGGACTGCTCCCCCTATTACAGCTgggtggaagacaagagcaccaATGAGGGGCCAG AGCTGGACCACATCAACCCAGCCCACACCATCAGTGCAGCTCTCTGCTATGCTACCCAGCTCATCAACATCCTCTCTCATATCCTGGATGTCAATCTGCCCAAGAAGTTGTGCAACAGTGAGTTCTGTGGTGACAGCCTGAGCAGGTACAGGTTCACCCGTGCTGTCACCAAGCTCAACACCAACATCCTCCACCTCTGCTTTTCACAG CATGTTGAGAGTGAGCTGCTGCACCCTCACCACACCCTGAGGAACATCATGTTCCTGGTCTCTCCCGACAACAAGAACCTGGGCAG gacTGGTCCATACGAGGTGACTGCAGATCTGGAGGACTCCATGGAGTTTGTGGAGCCGGAGGCGGCTGGCCCGGCGGAGGAGAGCGGGGACGAGATGGTGACGGACGAGGAGACAGACCTGGGGACAGACTGGGAGACGGTCCCCAGCCCACGCTTCTGTGACATCCCCTCCCAGCCCATGGACCTGTCCCAGAGCATGGCCATGCAGGTGTCTCAGCCTGTGGGCCAGGCCGGGGGCATGATCTCCTCAGCAGCTGCCTCTGTCACCTCCTGGTTCCGGGCCTACACCGGCCAGCGCTGA
- the LOC120023143 gene encoding TATA box-binding protein-like 2, with protein sequence MDEDSALESYFDDPIGNDASGFLFEGDLGLQGAPQLQDPSFLSSLSQPEKDIGEDLDLSFLPDDLPEDTCGNAATNANMTQDRVFDGYRPEESAETDPNQPAVTGASTFCPMTPMTPMTPVAESSGIIPMLQNIVSTVNLACPLDLKSIALQARNAEYNPKRFAAVIMRIREPRTTALIFSSGKMVCTGAKSEEQSRLAARKYARVVQKLGFPAKFLDFKIQNMVGSCDVCFPIRLEGLVLTHQQFSSYEPELFPGLIYRMVKPRIVLLIFVSGKVVLTGAKERGEIYEAFENIYPILKGFRKQ encoded by the exons ATGGATGAAGATTCAGCATTGGAGAGTTATTTTGATGACCCAATTGGAAAT GATGCATCTGGCTTCCTGTTTGAAGGGGACCTGGGCTTGCAGGGTGCCCCTCAGCTCCAGGACccatcctttctctcctccttgaGCCAACCGGAGAAGGACATCGGGGAGGATCTGGATCTCAGCTTCCTGCCTGATGACCTGCCAGAGGACACCTGTGGAAATGCTGCTACTAATGCTAACATGACACAAGACCGCGTGTTCGATGGCTACAGGCCTGAGGAGTCTGCTGAGACTGACCCTAACCAGCCGGCCGTGACGGGAGCCTCTACCTTCTGTCCCATGACGCCTATGACCCCCATGACTCCAGTGGCTGAGAGTTCTGGAATAATCCCCATGTTACA GAATATTGTATCTACAGTGAATCTGGCTTGCCCACTGGACCTGAAATCCATCGCTCTTCAAGCCAGAAACGCTGAGTACAACCCCAAG CGTTTTGCTGCTGTCATTATGAGAATACGGGAACCTAGGACCACAGCACTCATCTTCAGCTCTGGAAAGATGGTCTGCACAGGAGCCAAGAG CGAGGAGCAGTCTCGACTGGCTGCCCGCAAGTATGCTCGTGTGGTGCAGAAATTGGGCTTTCCCGCCAAATTCCTGGACTTCAAGATCCAGAACATGGTGGGGAGTTGTGATGTCTGCTTCCCCATTCGGCTGGAGGGTCTGGTGCTGACTCATCAGCAGTTCAGCAG TTATGAGCCAGAGCTGTTTCCTGGTTTGATCTACCGTATGGTGAAACCACGTATTGTCTTACTGATCTTTGTGTCTGGAAAAGTGGTTCTGACAG GGGCTAAGGAACGTGGAGAGATCTATGAAGCCTTTGAGAACATCTACCCCATTCTGAAAGGATTCAGAAAGCAATAA